Proteins from a single region of Apium graveolens cultivar Ventura chromosome 7, ASM990537v1, whole genome shotgun sequence:
- the LOC141671822 gene encoding ABC transporter G family member 1-like yields MDSPNNMSRLTPLAHPTRTLLLKFNAKHINDQSETPTPPTDEDEINTSIDQHHNYYIPELEADDVPFYNSASSTNTPLRSPPHVSCLRTPSIKLYGSGSKRSRSVKSELTESRFSTREERQEDSQAPGIYVTWSELWVTVPGKNGGRRPILQGLTGYVRPGECLAIMGPSGCGKSTLLDTLAGRLGSNTTQSGDILINGRKQALAFGASAYVTQDNTLMTTLTVLEAIYFSAQLQLPDSMSKLAKRERAIMTITDMGLQDDMNTRIGGLTGGQKRRVSICIEILKHPQLLFLDEPTSGLDSAASYHVMSRIIKLAQLDKRTVIASIHQPSGEVFDLFHNLSLLSSGKQVYFGATSRANEFFASNGFPCPSTRNLSDHFLRTINIDFDVDVEHELGGSLINATKAIEILVNAYTSSEAHQQVINKVYEICEKNQVTIKEKEGQAGFITQCQVLTKRSFINMYRDPGYYWLRLVIYIALCLCIGTIFFDVGQGYSAIRAIGSMLMFTATFLTFMAIGGFPSFVEDMKIFIRERLNGHYGVSAYVVGNTLSSAPYLLLICIIPGSIAYFLVGLQKDFERIVYFGMLIFACMLLVESLMMMVASIVPDFLLGIITGAGLQGMMMLNGGFFRLPDDLPKPVWKYPISYISFHKYACQGLFKNEYLGLTFPNDNVGGPPTITGEEILKNYWEMEDYSKWLDLSVLLAMVVIYRLLFFGIIKALEKLKPVIAAWISSWSTESEDNSTAPVVDVGCSVRRVRTFSLFDCSFHTVDVTFRE; encoded by the exons ATGGATTCTCCAAATAATATGTCTAGATTGACTCCCCTAGCTCATCCCACAAGAACACTTCTTCTGAAATTCAATGCAAAGCATATAAATGATCAATCTGAAACTCCAACACCACCGACAGACGAAGATGAAATCAACACTAGCATTGATCAACACCACAATTACTACATTCCTGAACTTGAAGCTGATGATGTTCCCTTCTATAACTCAGCCTCTTCAACAAACACTCCTCTTCGATCACCCCCTCATGTTAGCTGCCTCCGAACTCCTTCTATAAAACTCTATGGCTCGGGTAGCAAGAGATCAAGATCAGTAAAAAGTGAACTTACTGAATCAAGGTTTTCAACAAGGGAGGAACGACAAGAAGACAGTCAAGCTCCCGGAATTTATGTAACCTGGAGTGAGTTGTGGGTGACTGTGCCAGGAAAGAATGGTGGTCGCCGCCCAATTCTGCAGGGCCTCACAGGCTATGTAAGGCCTGGTGAGTGTTTGGCCATTATGGGTCCTTCTGGCTGCGGCAAATCTACTCTTCTTGATACTCTAGCAG GAAGGTTAGGCTCAAACACTACACAAAGTGGAGATATCCTGATTAATGGGCGCAAACAAGCTCTGGCTTTTGGTGCTTCA GCCTATGTGACTCAAGATAATACTCTGATGACTACACTAACTGTCCTTGAAGCCATATACTTTTCCGCTCAACTCCAACTCCCTGATTCTATGTCAAAACTTGCCAAGAGGGAAAGGGCCATAATGACGATTACAGACATGGGATTGCAGGATGACATGAACACTAGAATTGGAGGCCTTACCGGTGGGCAGAAGAGAAGAGTTAGCATATGCATAGAAATCCTGAAACACCCACAACTTTTGTTTCTCGATGAACCTACAAGTGGATTGGATAGTGCAGCATCTTACCATGTCATGAGTCGCATAATTAAACTTGCTCAACTGGATAAAAGGACTGTTATAGCTTCTATCCATCAACCAAGTGGCGAAGTCTTTGATCTTTTTCATAATTTGTCACTTCTATCATCCGGTAAACAAGTTTATTTTGGTGCAACATCACGAGCTAATGAG TTCTTTGCTTCTAATGGCTTCCCATGTCCTAGCACGAGGAATCTCTCTGATCACTTCCTTAGAACTATTAATATTGATTTTGATGTG GATGTTGAGCATGAACTTGGTGGAAGCTTAATAAATGCCACAAAAGCTATTGAAATCCTTGTCAATGCATATACCTCATCTGAGGCACACCAGCAAGTTATCAACAAAGTATATGAAATATGTGAAAAG AACCAAGTGACAATAAAGGAGAAGGAAGGTCAAGCAGGCTTCATTACTCAATGTCAAGTTCTTACAAAAAGATCTTTCATCAACATGTATCGTGATCCTGGTTATTACTGGCTTCGGCTGGTAATTTATATCGCACTGTGCTTGTGCATAGGGACTATATTTTTTGATGTTGGCCAAGGTTACAGTGCAATTCGG GCTATAGGTTCAATGCTCATGTTTACGGCAACTTTCTTGACTTTTATGGCCATTGGTGGATTCCCTTCTTTCGTAGAGGATATGAAG aTTTTCATACGAGAAAGATTGAATGGACACTACGGAGTATCAGCATACGTTGTGGGAAACACACTTTCTTCCGCGCCATACTTGTTATTGATTTGTATCATCCCAGGGTCTATTGCCTATTTCCTTGTTGGGCTGCAAAAGGACTTTGAACGTATTGTCTACTTTGGCATGCTAATCTTTGCATGTATGCTATTGGTGGAAAGTCTAATGATGATGGTTGCAAGTATAGTGCCAGATTTTCTGTTGGGAATCATTACAGGTGCTGGACTTCAAGGAATGATGATGTTGAATGGAGGTTTTTTCCGACTACCAGATGATCTCCCTAAGCCAGTATGGAAATATCCAATAAGCTACATTTCGTTCCACAAGTACGCGTGTCAAGGCCTTTTCAAGAACGAGTATCTGGGACTAACATTTCCTAATGATAATGTTGGAGGACCACCTACGATTACTGGCGAGGAGATCTTGaaaaattattgggaaatggAAGATTACTCTAAATGGTTGGATTTGAGCGTTTTATTGGCAATGGTAGTAATATACAGACTACTGTTCTTTGGAATTATAAAGGCTTTGGAGAAGTTGAAGCCAGTGATTGCAGCTTGGATTAGTTCATGGAGTACAGAATCAGAAGATAATTCTACAGCTCCTGTTGTTGATGTAGGATGTAGTGTACGTCGTGTTCGGACCTTTTCACTATTTGATTGTTCATTTCACACGGTTGATGTAACCTTTCGCGAATAG